A region of Chloroflexota bacterium DNA encodes the following proteins:
- a CDS encoding amidohydrolase: MAKKHRIISADGHTIEPPDMWERYVPKKFHDRIPRIVKDPMGGDAWEFLRGAPPMPIGLVTAAGKTYEQFHWYGSTYAGINQGCFLGRPRLEEQDKDGIDAEVLFPSQRTMQYFMANEDDAFHRAGIEAYNAWIYDEFSAPDRARLIPIAQMPNLGVETAVAELRQAKRHGFKGVVISAWPSGEENVSQQDEPFWAAAEQERMIVHIHGDILQKSKRAAPGSSKAAAEKVGGKQGLPSLAEMGGGIAHISGAMSRMIYAGIFDRYPALTVVGVEVGAGWIPMFLEHMNDFWWRNRTWTNSTLKLTPAEYYHRNWRVTFIKEAFAIKNRDAAGVGNIMWSTDYPHHGCDWPYSRRVIDEMFVNVPEADRRAIVCDNAAKLYGLV, translated from the coding sequence ATGGCAAAGAAACACCGCATCATCTCTGCCGATGGTCACACCATAGAGCCGCCGGATATGTGGGAGCGCTATGTCCCAAAGAAGTTCCACGATCGCATCCCGCGCATCGTCAAGGATCCCATGGGAGGAGACGCCTGGGAGTTCCTCCGCGGGGCCCCTCCGATGCCCATCGGCCTGGTGACGGCGGCCGGGAAGACCTATGAGCAGTTCCATTGGTACGGGTCCACGTACGCCGGTATCAACCAAGGGTGCTTCCTTGGCAGACCGCGCCTGGAGGAGCAGGACAAGGATGGCATTGACGCCGAGGTCCTCTTCCCCTCTCAGCGGACGATGCAGTACTTCATGGCGAACGAGGACGATGCCTTCCACCGGGCGGGCATCGAGGCCTACAACGCCTGGATCTACGATGAGTTTTCGGCGCCGGACCGGGCGCGGCTTATCCCCATCGCCCAGATGCCGAACCTCGGGGTAGAGACCGCAGTGGCGGAACTGCGCCAGGCGAAGAGACACGGCTTCAAGGGCGTTGTCATCAGCGCCTGGCCCTCAGGTGAGGAGAACGTGAGCCAGCAGGACGAGCCGTTCTGGGCCGCCGCCGAGCAGGAGAGGATGATTGTCCACATCCACGGCGACATCCTGCAGAAGTCCAAGCGAGCGGCGCCTGGAAGCAGCAAGGCGGCGGCGGAGAAGGTCGGCGGGAAGCAGGGACTGCCCAGCCTGGCTGAAATGGGGGGAGGCATCGCCCATATCTCCGGAGCGATGTCTAGGATGATCTACGCAGGCATCTTCGACCGCTACCCTGCCTTGACGGTTGTAGGCGTTGAGGTGGGCGCAGGCTGGATACCGATGTTCTTGGAGCATATGAACGACTTCTGGTGGCGCAACCGCACCTGGACGAACTCCACGTTAAAGCTGACCCCAGCCGAGTATTACCACCGGAACTGGCGCGTCACCTTTATCAAGGAGGCCTTCGCCATCAAGAACCGCGATGCGGCGGGGGTCGGCAACATCATGTGGTCTACCGATTATCCGCACCACGGCTGCGATTGGCCCTACAGCCGCCGGGTTATTGACGAGATGTTCGTGAACGTCCCGGAGGCAGACAGACGAGCCATTGTTTGCGATAATGCCGCGAAGCTGTATGGCCTTGTCTGA
- a CDS encoding acyl-CoA dehydrogenase has product MLNLTESQLQIQKMARDFANKVIAPQALKLDESEDFPHDIFEKMRQVGLTGIAIDPAYGGSGGGAVETVLAVEEICRAYAGVGTILAVQIGLYGPVIVRFGSEAQKKAFVEPLSTGKLVGAFALTEPNAGSNAAALETTAIRKGDRYILNGSKTFISCADGATHFIVAATTDKAKGSKGIAIFVVARNTKGVSLKKQHGKIGIIASTTCDLFFDDAEVPAANLIGREDEGYKYLLQVLEVSRMSVAAQATGIAQSALDTSVAWAQQRKSFGAPLAQHQGIQFMLSEMATRVEAARLLTHQAAALSDAGKPFSKESSMAKLFAAEAAMWVSTKAVQVHGGYGYFKGSIVERCFRDAKITEIYEGTSEVQKMLIAKRLFEGNR; this is encoded by the coding sequence ATGCTCAATCTCACCGAATCCCAGCTCCAGATCCAAAAGATGGCGCGGGACTTCGCGAACAAGGTCATCGCCCCGCAAGCCCTTAAGCTCGATGAGAGCGAGGACTTCCCGCACGATATCTTCGAAAAGATGCGCCAAGTGGGGTTGACCGGCATCGCCATAGATCCGGCATACGGCGGCTCCGGCGGCGGCGCGGTGGAGACGGTCCTCGCTGTGGAAGAGATCTGCCGCGCCTATGCCGGTGTCGGCACGATCCTAGCCGTCCAGATCGGCCTCTATGGCCCCGTCATCGTGCGCTTTGGATCGGAGGCCCAGAAAAAGGCCTTCGTGGAGCCGCTGAGCACCGGCAAGCTCGTCGGCGCCTTTGCCCTTACCGAGCCCAACGCCGGCTCCAACGCCGCCGCCCTTGAGACCACCGCTATCCGTAAAGGCGATAGGTACATCTTGAACGGCTCCAAGACCTTTATCTCCTGCGCCGATGGCGCCACCCACTTCATCGTGGCCGCCACCACAGATAAGGCAAAGGGAAGCAAGGGCATCGCCATCTTCGTCGTGGCGCGCAACACCAAGGGTGTGTCCCTGAAGAAACAGCATGGAAAGATCGGCATCATCGCCTCCACCACCTGCGACCTCTTCTTTGACGATGCGGAAGTCCCCGCCGCCAACCTCATAGGCCGGGAGGACGAAGGCTACAAGTATCTCCTCCAAGTCCTTGAGGTATCGCGCATGAGCGTCGCGGCGCAGGCCACAGGCATCGCCCAATCGGCCCTGGATACTTCTGTGGCCTGGGCGCAGCAGCGCAAGAGCTTCGGCGCGCCCTTGGCGCAGCACCAGGGCATCCAGTTCATGCTGTCGGAGATGGCCACCCGCGTGGAAGCCGCGCGACTCCTTACACACCAAGCCGCCGCCCTTAGTGATGCCGGGAAACCCTTCAGCAAGGAATCGTCTATGGCCAAGCTCTTCGCCGCCGAAGCCGCCATGTGGGTCTCGACAAAGGCGGTCCAGGTGCACGGCGGCTACGGCTACTTTAAGGGGAGCATCGTGGAGCGCTGTTTCAGAGACGCCAAGATCACGGAGATCTACGAAGGCACGTCAGAGGTCCAGAAGATGCTGATCGCCAAACGGCTCTTTGAAGGGAATCGGTGA
- a CDS encoding PadR family transcriptional regulator, producing MHKGALPAIGIRAPLIGREIPRKDTPRVSWDKPDYWEMLIRRSLSRFFMLRALYDKPSHGYRLKEAVRKAAEGCCEPTDAMIYPALKELVEHGYVEVKGEYQGARERKVCSLTPRGVEAYKAAAAAWASVLPQIQDAIDVADKAKPVAS from the coding sequence ATGCACAAAGGCGCTTTGCCTGCGATCGGTATCAGAGCTCCCCTAATCGGAAGGGAAATCCCGAGAAAGGACACGCCAAGGGTGAGCTGGGATAAGCCTGACTACTGGGAGATGCTGATCCGCCGGAGCCTTTCGCGGTTCTTCATGTTGCGCGCCCTGTACGATAAGCCCTCCCACGGCTATCGCTTGAAAGAGGCGGTGCGCAAGGCCGCCGAGGGTTGCTGCGAGCCCACGGATGCGATGATCTACCCCGCTCTGAAAGAGCTGGTGGAGCATGGGTACGTTGAGGTGAAGGGCGAATACCAAGGGGCCCGGGAGCGGAAGGTGTGCAGTCTGACGCCCAGGGGTGTGGAGGCGTACAAGGCGGCCGCTGCCGCGTGGGCCTCCGTTCTGCCGCAGATCCAGGACGCGATAGACGTCGCGGATAAGGCAAAGCCCGTAGCGTCTTAG